The nucleotide window AACCACCGTGCGAGGATGCGATACGAGCAATCAGCTCGGTGAGAATCACGGTCTTGCCCAGACCAGCACCACCAAACAAACCTGCTTTACCACCACGCACAAACGGCGTTAGCAAGTCGACCACTTTGATACCGGTCTCGAAGACTTCCGTGCTGGTCGAAAGTTCGTCGACGGGCGGAGCTTGTCGGTGAATCGGCATGTAGGCGTCGGCTTCCACCGCACCTCGACCGTCGATTGGGTCGCCGGTCACATTGAACACGCGGCTGAGGGTAGCCTTACCGACGGGAACGGTAATGGGCTTGCCTTGGTCGACGCAGTCCAAGCCGCGGATCAAACCGTCGGTGCTACCCAGGGCAACGCAGCGAACGCGATTGCCGCCCAAGTGCTGCTGGACTTCCCCGGTTAGGTCGATGGTGATGCCTTTGTAATCGCCGTTTATCTTGACGGCGTTATAGATCGGGGGAAGGTTGCCTTCCCCGAACTCGGCATCGAAGGTCGAACCGATGACCTGGGTGATCTTTCCGATTTTCTGGTCGGTCGCAGTCGCCATATTTCTTTTCTCGATGGAAATTCAGACCAATAGGTTTTGTGGGAATCGGGGCTACGCTGATGCTCGTTAGGAACTAGCCAAGAGCTTCAACGCCGCCGATGATTTCCATAATTTCGTTAGTAATTCGGCTCTGACGTGCGCGATTAAACTCGCGAGACAGGTACTTAATCAGATCGTTTGCGTTTTCGGTGGCTGCTTTCATGGCAATCATACGAGCAATTTGCTCGCAGACGGCCGCGTCCAGAAAACACTTGAACAGTTTTACTTTGAAGCTGGTCGGTACGACTTCTTCCAAGATGCTTTCGGCGGAAGGAATGAACTCGTAATTGGAGCCTTGGGCCGCGTCGCCTGCATCTTCCGCTGCACCTTCGAGGGCGCCCAGCGGAAGCAGCGTTTCCAGTGTCGGCACTTGGCGAGCACTGGTCACGAACTTCATATAGGCAACATCCAGGCGATCGATTTCGTGGGCCTGAAAACTGTCGAGTAAATCGACGGCAATCGGCTCGACCTCTTCATACTTCGGCTTATCTTCGAAGTGAAGATAGCTTTGGTCAGGCGTCATTTTCTTTTGGACACGAAAGATCGCGATCCCCTTCTTACCGGAGATTCGCAGTTCGACCTCATCGTATTCTTGCTGCAGCTGCTTCAAACGAGGAAACGCAGCACGGCAAATGTTTCCGTTGTAACCACCGCACAGACCTCGATTGGAAGTCAGTACCAGCAGCACGGCTTTCTTCTTCGATTCTCGCTTTTCCAGCAAGGGATGCTCGAACTGCAAATCAGCCGCAGTCAGGTCTTTAACTAACTGCGTGATCCGCTGCGTGAACGCCGTGGCGGCGGAAGCTCGGTCCATGGCTTGCTTAAAGCGAGCCGTGGCGATGAGCTCCATCGTTCGCGTAATCTTCTTGATATTGCGAACCGACTTGCGGCGTTTATCGAGGGTTCTTGGATTGGCCATTGCTTCTGGTAACTATAAGGATCGCGGTGGGGCGATTAAACTTCGGCAGTTTCCGATTCGACGAACGTCTTCTGGAACTCAGCAATCGCCGTTTCCATCAGGTCACGAATTTCGTCGGTCAGGTCGTTGGTTGCTTCCAGCTTCTCACGAATTTGTGAGTACTTGGCCTGCGCGAATTCGAGGTATTCGGCTTCCCAACGCAGTACGTCGACCACTGGCACTTCATCCAAGTGA belongs to Bremerella alba and includes:
- the atpG gene encoding ATP synthase F1 subunit gamma, which produces MANPRTLDKRRKSVRNIKKITRTMELIATARFKQAMDRASAATAFTQRITQLVKDLTAADLQFEHPLLEKRESKKKAVLLVLTSNRGLCGGYNGNICRAAFPRLKQLQQEYDEVELRISGKKGIAIFRVQKKMTPDQSYLHFEDKPKYEEVEPIAVDLLDSFQAHEIDRLDVAYMKFVTSARQVPTLETLLPLGALEGAAEDAGDAAQGSNYEFIPSAESILEEVVPTSFKVKLFKCFLDAAVCEQIARMIAMKAATENANDLIKYLSREFNRARQSRITNEIMEIIGGVEALG